CTGTCGCCGCAACCCCGGAGGCCGTAGAGCCCGGCGAAACGGTTGAAGAACCTTTGCTTCGCGAGAGCTTCGAAGCTAGCGAGCTTGGCGTCGAAGAACCGGCTCAGCCCGCAGCTCTCGCTCAAGAAGAGCAGATCGCTGAAGAAGAATTATTGCGACCTCAGAGCTTCGAAGCTCAAGAGATTGGCGTCGAAGAGACGGCCCAGCCAGCCCAAGAAAAGCAGCTTGCGGAAGAGGTTCCTGAAGCGGGCATTGAATCGGACGCCGTAGAACAGGCTGTTGAAGCTCAAGTAACCGAAGAGCCCGAGGCTGCAGCCGAACTCTCGCCCAAGGCGAGCCCGGAAACCGAATCAGAGACAGAGAGCGATACAGAAACGGACCGTGCTGGCGGCGACGATGAACGACACAAGAACGAATAGCTGGAGCATTGAAGAGTTCTTCGGATTTATTGACGAATTGAAGCCGCGCGCCGGAATCGCAGTTCAGATCAACTATGCCGACGAGTCCACAAAAGATAAGAATTTACGATCTCGCGAAAGAGCTGAAGCTCGACAACAAGAAGGTCCTCGAGGATGCGCGTCGCGAGGGCATAGATGTAAGTGTACCTTCCAACACTGTACCGCATGAGGTGGCCGAACGGATTCGCCTCAAGTACTTTCCAAAGAAGGTCGCTCCGCAAGCGGGCCCTCGCCTGGTCAAGCACGTCAAGCCGGTGGTGGCTGCGCCTGAACCAGTGGAGCCTGAAGCCGAGTCCCGGCCATACGTAGCGGCCCAGCAGGAGCCTACGACGGAACCGGCCACCTCGGAGTCGCCGAGGCCGAAGGTCCGCGTCCTAAAAGCCACACCCCAACCGCAGCCGACCGCGACCGCGCAGGCGCCTACCGAGGAAGTTGAATCAGAGGTTGCGGAGCCGGTTCGGCCCGGTACGCCTTCGGCGCGGCCGCTTCCTGGGATCCCACCCACGCAGCGTCCGCCTTCACAGGTGCGCGTGATGAGACCCCGGCCAGGCGTACCGCCACCCTCTTCCGGGCGCTCGGGTGTTGGGCCCGCTTATCCTGGCGCCGCGGGCGGCGTCCGTGCGGTGGCTACAGAGGGCGGAATAGTTACAGAAACCGGCGTGCCGGCAGCGCGACCTCGAACGACCTACGTTCCTCAAGATACCGGCCGGCCGCGTAAGCGCACGCGCCGCGGAAAACGCGGGCCCGGCGAGTTCGGTCACGAAGAAGGAAAGCACGTAGAACTGCCGCGGCACATGCGGGGACCGGGCACGATCATGCAGCCCAAGGCCAGACCGGTCTTCACCGAGCTGAGACCTTTGAAGCTGATCGAGGGCACAACCGTAAAGGAGTTCTCCGAAAAGCTCGACGTAAAGGCGAAGGACGTGGTCCAAATGCTGCTCCAACGCGGTGTGATGGCCACTATAAACCAGAGCCTGAATCAGGACATCGCCAAAGAGATCGGCAAAGAGTTCGGCTACGACGCGGCGTTTGTCCCGTTTGAAGAAATGATCAGCGACGCCGAAGAAGAGAAGATCATCGAGTCGGGCGATGAAGGGACCGTACCGCGCGCCGCGGTGGTCACCGTGATGGGGCATGTCGATCACGGCAAGACTTCATTGCTGGACGGAATACGCAAGACGCACGTCGCTGAGGGCGAAGCCGGCGGAATAACCCAACATATCGGTGCGTACTCGGTCGAAGTCGCCGATCCGGATAATGCTGAAACGAAGCGGCGAATCGTGTTCCTGGACACGCCCGGCCATGAAGCGTTTACGATGATGCGCGCGCGAGGCGCTCGAGTCACCGACGTGGTCGTGCTGGTCGTTGCGGCCGACGACGGCGTGATGCCTCAGACCCTGGAGGCGATAGATCATGCCCGCGCGGCAGAAGTGCCGATCCTTGTAGCCATAAACAAGATTGATAAGGCCGAGGCCCAAGTCGATCGCGTCAAGCAGCAACTGGCCGACCGCGGACTTCAGTGGGACGGCTGGGGCGGCGAGACGGTGATGGTCGAGGTGTCTGCAAAGAAGCAGCAGAATCTTGACTCATTGCTCGAGATGATTTTGCTGACCTCGGATGTGCTGGAACTCAAAGCCAATCCCGATCGGCTGGCGAGTGGAGTCGTGCTCGAGGCCAAACTCGATCGCGGGCGCGGCGCGGTTGCAACGTTGCTAGTGCAGCAGGGCACGCTGAAGGTCGGCGATCCGTTCATAGCAGGACAGGTGTTTGGCCGGGTGCGAGCGATGTTTGACGACCGCGGGCGGCCAGTCGAGCGCGCAGGCCCCTCAACACCCGTTGAAGTGCTGGGCTTGCAGGGCGTGCCTCATGCCGGGGATCAGCTTCAAGTTGTGCAGGACCCGACGCAAGCTCAGAACATCGCTTCTCAGCGGCAGATGCAAGCCCGGCAAGCGGCAATCGCGCGCACGTCGGCGCGCGGGCTCGAACAGCTTTTCTCGGATAAGAATCAGGTCAAGGAACTGCTGGTCATTCTTAAGGGCGACGTGCAAGGCTCGGTCGAAGCAGCACGCGACGGCTTGAATAAGCTCTCGACTGAGCGGGTCAAGATTCGAATCATCAGATCAGGCGTTGGCGCGATAACCGAGTCGGATGTCATGCTGGCCGCCGCATCCGCCAATGACATGAACCGCGCGTCGGTTATCATCGGGTTCAACGTGAGGCCCGAGACGCGAGCCCGCGAGATAGCCGAAGCCGAGCGCGTCGATATTCGCCTCCACACGGTGATTTACAAGATCGAGGAGGAGATCCGCGCCGCAATGCTCGGCCTTCTTGAGGCGACCAAGCGCGAGGTTATCACCGGCCATGCCGAAGTGCGCCAGGTCTTCCGCGTGCCGCGCGTTGGACAGATTGCAGGTTGTTACGTCACCGACGGGGCTATACGCCGCACGACCGCTCGCATTGTGCGCGATAGCGTTGTCGTCTTCGAGGGCAAAATAGATTCGCTGAGAAGATTCAAAGACGACGTGAGCGAAGTGAAACAAGGCTTCGAATGCGGCCTCGCGTTAGAAAGGTTCCAGGACGTCAAGGCTGGAGATGTGATCGAGGCCTACACGACAGAAGAAGTGGCTCCTACCCAACTGTGATCTTTCGGATCGCGGAACCCGACGCCATTTTCCATTTTCCATTTTCCATTTTCCATTTTTGATTTGTCATTTGCATTGTAACCCGCCAATCAATGAAAAATGACAAATCAAAAATGGAAAGTGATTCGGTTGCATGTTAGGCGGTTTCCGTTTAGCATACTTAGTTTGATTCTCACCTCGATAGCTGACTGAGGGGACGTATGCCGGGAAGAAGGCCTG
This DNA window, taken from Acidobacteriota bacterium, encodes the following:
- the infB gene encoding translation initiation factor IF-2, whose translation is MPTSPQKIRIYDLAKELKLDNKKVLEDARREGIDVSVPSNTVPHEVAERIRLKYFPKKVAPQAGPRLVKHVKPVVAAPEPVEPEAESRPYVAAQQEPTTEPATSESPRPKVRVLKATPQPQPTATAQAPTEEVESEVAEPVRPGTPSARPLPGIPPTQRPPSQVRVMRPRPGVPPPSSGRSGVGPAYPGAAGGVRAVATEGGIVTETGVPAARPRTTYVPQDTGRPRKRTRRGKRGPGEFGHEEGKHVELPRHMRGPGTIMQPKARPVFTELRPLKLIEGTTVKEFSEKLDVKAKDVVQMLLQRGVMATINQSLNQDIAKEIGKEFGYDAAFVPFEEMISDAEEEKIIESGDEGTVPRAAVVTVMGHVDHGKTSLLDGIRKTHVAEGEAGGITQHIGAYSVEVADPDNAETKRRIVFLDTPGHEAFTMMRARGARVTDVVVLVVAADDGVMPQTLEAIDHARAAEVPILVAINKIDKAEAQVDRVKQQLADRGLQWDGWGGETVMVEVSAKKQQNLDSLLEMILLTSDVLELKANPDRLASGVVLEAKLDRGRGAVATLLVQQGTLKVGDPFIAGQVFGRVRAMFDDRGRPVERAGPSTPVEVLGLQGVPHAGDQLQVVQDPTQAQNIASQRQMQARQAAIARTSARGLEQLFSDKNQVKELLVILKGDVQGSVEAARDGLNKLSTERVKIRIIRSGVGAITESDVMLAAASANDMNRASVIIGFNVRPETRAREIAEAERVDIRLHTVIYKIEEEIRAAMLGLLEATKREVITGHAEVRQVFRVPRVGQIAGCYVTDGAIRRTTARIVRDSVVVFEGKIDSLRRFKDDVSEVKQGFECGLALERFQDVKAGDVIEAYTTEEVAPTQL